From a single Pirellulales bacterium genomic region:
- a CDS encoding sulfotransferase domain-containing protein gives MRRPLIASLWNWNRKHIFIACFPKSGSTYLSKVLQELTGYPGWYAAEPGEQKEQDLSERRLHRPRRPSIMQQHMRATQANLELLVWYRMRPIVQTRNLFDIVASLHDHFEQHGSGLSCGYISQDYLRMAWQERVDYLIHLHLPWYFNFLLSWRAAADRLELCHVTYEELFANQESELRRIADFYGIRVSNERIVAAIKRAAGRDTRFNVGISGRGAEMLNDDHKHAIYRLAEYCRVELDNSGNVPCLARRHPVVPDEQVARR, from the coding sequence GTGCGTCGGCCCTTGATCGCATCGCTGTGGAACTGGAACCGGAAGCACATTTTCATCGCGTGCTTTCCCAAATCCGGATCCACCTATCTCAGCAAGGTATTGCAAGAGCTGACCGGATACCCTGGGTGGTATGCGGCCGAGCCTGGCGAGCAGAAAGAGCAAGATCTGTCTGAACGGCGATTGCACCGGCCGCGACGCCCTTCGATCATGCAACAACACATGAGGGCGACGCAAGCCAACTTGGAACTATTGGTCTGGTATCGCATGCGTCCGATCGTGCAGACGCGCAACTTGTTCGACATTGTCGCGTCGTTGCACGATCATTTCGAACAGCACGGCAGCGGCCTGTCCTGCGGATACATCTCTCAGGATTACCTGCGGATGGCTTGGCAAGAGCGTGTGGATTACCTGATCCACCTGCATCTGCCTTGGTACTTCAATTTCCTGCTTTCCTGGCGCGCCGCGGCCGATCGGCTGGAATTGTGCCACGTAACGTATGAAGAGCTCTTTGCGAACCAAGAAAGCGAGCTGCGGCGGATCGCGGATTTCTACGGTATCCGCGTATCGAATGAGAGAATTGTCGCTGCCATAAAGCGCGCCGCCGGTCGCGATACACGTTTCAACGTCGGGATCAGCGGTCGCGGGGCCGAGATGCTGAACGACGATCACAAGCATGCCATCTATCGACTCGCCGAGTACTGCCGCGTAGAACTCGACAATTCGGGCAATGTTCCCTGCCTGGCCAGACGCCATCCCGTGGTACCTGACGAGCAAGTGGCTCGGCGCTGA
- a CDS encoding CoA transferase → MSSSSYPLAGLKVLDLSRVLAGPVCTQILADLGADVVKVERPGSGDDTRQWGPPFLDGDGPSAYFLSCNRGKRSLALDLKNPAARAIVDDLIRAADVLVENFLPDALERFGLEPARLKQLNPRLVSCSISGFGRTGPWSNVAGYDLVTQAGSGLMSITGEPDGPPVKVGVAMSDILTGLYAVISVLVGLHALARDGRGRSFDLALADCTLASLVNVAQSALVTGERPQRWGNAHPQIVPYESFETADGFLVIGVGNDDQWRKLCAATGHEDWAADPRFRTNASRVAHREPLLALLRPLVRQRTRHHWQELLSAIDVPHGPVLSVDEAMLTPQVAAREMILPVVDGTGRSYRVVASPIHYDGEPPRRAVAPPEIGQHTDEVLRDWLSLDNAKIEALRESGAIA, encoded by the coding sequence ATGTCCAGCAGCAGCTATCCCCTGGCGGGCCTCAAGGTCCTGGACCTGTCGCGGGTACTGGCCGGCCCGGTCTGCACGCAGATCCTGGCCGATCTGGGGGCCGATGTCGTCAAGGTCGAACGCCCCGGCAGTGGCGACGACACGCGGCAATGGGGACCGCCGTTTTTGGATGGCGATGGTCCGAGCGCCTATTTTTTGTCGTGCAATCGGGGCAAGCGATCGCTGGCGCTCGATTTGAAGAATCCCGCGGCGCGGGCGATTGTCGACGACTTGATCCGTGCTGCCGACGTGCTGGTCGAGAATTTTCTGCCCGACGCCCTTGAGCGATTTGGCCTCGAGCCGGCGCGTTTGAAGCAACTGAATCCGCGCCTGGTGAGTTGTTCGATTTCAGGATTCGGGCGGACCGGCCCGTGGTCGAACGTGGCCGGTTACGACCTGGTGACGCAAGCCGGTAGCGGGCTGATGTCGATCACTGGCGAGCCCGACGGTCCACCCGTCAAGGTCGGTGTCGCCATGAGCGACATTCTCACAGGGCTATACGCGGTGATTAGCGTCCTGGTGGGATTGCACGCGCTTGCGCGCGACGGTCGGGGACGGTCGTTCGACCTGGCATTGGCCGATTGCACGCTGGCCAGCCTGGTGAATGTGGCGCAAAGTGCGCTGGTGACGGGCGAGCGGCCGCAGCGCTGGGGGAATGCTCATCCGCAGATCGTTCCTTACGAGTCCTTCGAGACAGCAGACGGATTCCTGGTCATCGGCGTCGGCAACGACGATCAGTGGCGCAAGCTGTGCGCGGCAACCGGGCACGAAGATTGGGCTGCGGATCCGCGCTTTCGTACGAATGCCTCGCGCGTGGCGCATCGGGAACCATTGCTGGCCCTGTTGCGTCCCCTGGTCCGGCAACGTACACGGCATCACTGGCAGGAATTGCTGTCGGCGATCGATGTGCCGCACGGGCCGGTCCTGTCGGTGGATGAAGCCATGCTCACGCCGCAGGTCGCCGCGCGCGAGATGATCCTGCCGGTCGTCGACGGCACGGGACGCAGCTATCGCGTGGTCGCCAGCCCGATTCACTACGACGGCGAACCACCGCGGCGCGCCGTCGCGCCGCCAGAGATCGGCCAGCACACCGACGAGGTCTTGCGCGACTGGCTATCCCTGGACAATGCCAAGATCGAGGCGCTGCGCGAGAGCGGCGCAATCGCATGA
- the aroB gene encoding 3-dehydroquinate synthase, with protein sequence MSSITTVDVVLAERGYTIEIGTGNLAGAGRFVSERAATSHVALITDDNVVDRLARPVAESLSQLADVDILSIEPGETAKSIETADVLWQKLLDIGADRKTLVVAVGGGVVGDLAGFIAATFARGLPFVQIPTTLLAQVDSSVGGKVGINLPGAKNMVGAFWQPRGVLIDTAVLSTLPEREYRAGLAEVVKYGVILDEEFFAYLEGHVTEIRARQDEVLRHIVARSCQLKANVVSADEREETGLRAVLNYGHTFCHAFETLTGYGQLLHGEAVAIGMTCAARLAERLGRIDGEFSRRQQALLLALGLPTEAPRLEPGEVIAVMARDKKAAGGRLRFVLPTRLGHVELVGDVPETDVRAALASA encoded by the coding sequence GTGAGTTCGATCACTACTGTCGACGTCGTACTCGCCGAGCGCGGGTACACGATTGAGATTGGCACCGGCAACCTGGCAGGCGCCGGCCGATTCGTCAGCGAGCGCGCCGCGACATCGCACGTTGCGCTCATCACCGATGACAACGTCGTGGATCGCCTTGCGCGGCCCGTGGCTGAAAGTCTGTCGCAACTGGCCGACGTCGATATCCTTTCGATCGAGCCGGGCGAGACGGCCAAGAGCATCGAAACGGCCGACGTGCTGTGGCAGAAGCTGCTCGACATCGGCGCCGATCGAAAGACATTGGTGGTGGCCGTCGGAGGCGGCGTCGTGGGCGACCTGGCCGGCTTCATCGCCGCCACGTTCGCGCGTGGGCTGCCCTTCGTGCAGATTCCAACCACTCTGTTGGCGCAGGTCGATAGTTCGGTCGGCGGCAAGGTCGGCATCAATTTGCCCGGCGCGAAGAATATGGTCGGCGCCTTCTGGCAGCCGCGCGGCGTACTGATCGACACGGCAGTCCTTTCCACGCTTCCCGAGCGCGAATATCGCGCCGGCCTGGCCGAAGTGGTGAAATATGGCGTGATTTTGGACGAAGAGTTCTTCGCGTATCTCGAAGGCCATGTGACCGAGATTCGCGCTCGGCAGGACGAAGTGCTGCGGCACATCGTGGCCCGTAGTTGTCAACTGAAAGCCAACGTCGTATCGGCCGACGAACGGGAAGAGACCGGCTTGCGCGCCGTGCTGAATTACGGCCATACGTTTTGCCACGCTTTCGAAACCCTGACCGGCTATGGCCAGTTGCTGCACGGCGAGGCCGTAGCGATTGGCATGACCTGTGCCGCGCGATTGGCCGAGCGACTGGGGCGCATCGACGGCGAGTTTTCGCGCCGCCAGCAGGCGCTGCTGCTCGCTCTGGGACTGCCGACCGAGGCGCCGCGCCTCGAGCCAGGGGAGGTGATCGCCGTCATGGCGCGCGACAAAAAGGCCGCGGGTGGGAGGCTGCGATTCGTCCTGCCCACGCGCTTGGGCCACGTCGAGTTGGTCGGCGACGTGCCCGAGACAGACGTTCGGGCCGCGCTTGCGTCTGCGTAA
- the dprA gene encoding DNA-processing protein DprA: MSHDGNQESEPSTARVADEDDLVAALRLAMVPGIGPRMTVALLQHFGSAAAVLAAAPSDLRTVQGIGTKLSQAIARAPASEDAEREIERCRRSGIAVLTPRMPDYPRMLREIHDPPPVLFSRGTIETRDALAIAIVGSRHATQYGLAQAERLAGSLARSGLTIISGLARGIDAAAHRGALSAGGRTIAVLGSGLANIYPPEHGALADEVAAAGCVLSECPPQTQPMSGAFPQRNRLISGLSLGVLVIEASLQSGALITARHASEQGRDIFAVPGRVDSRVSHGCHRLIRDGAKLVESADDVLEELGPLVEATTDATGQSVHHPAELMLNDLERQVLAAVAVDATTVDHVVTASGLPTPQVLATLSALEMRRLVRRLGGNRVARA, from the coding sequence GTGAGTCACGACGGCAATCAGGAATCGGAGCCGAGCACGGCACGCGTGGCGGATGAGGACGACCTCGTCGCGGCTCTGCGCCTGGCCATGGTTCCCGGCATCGGGCCGCGCATGACGGTGGCGCTTCTGCAGCATTTCGGCTCCGCCGCCGCCGTGCTGGCCGCGGCGCCCAGCGACTTGCGTACCGTGCAGGGAATTGGCACCAAGCTAAGCCAGGCCATTGCCCGGGCGCCGGCGTCCGAGGACGCCGAGCGCGAGATCGAGCGCTGCCGGCGATCGGGAATCGCGGTGCTCACGCCGCGCATGCCCGATTATCCGCGTATGCTGCGCGAGATCCACGATCCGCCGCCGGTGCTGTTCAGCCGCGGAACGATAGAGACGCGCGATGCGCTGGCGATTGCCATTGTCGGCTCGCGGCATGCGACGCAATATGGTCTGGCACAAGCCGAGCGATTGGCCGGCAGCCTGGCGCGCTCTGGCTTGACAATCATCAGCGGCCTGGCCCGCGGTATCGACGCGGCCGCCCATCGCGGGGCCCTATCCGCGGGTGGGCGCACGATTGCGGTTCTTGGGAGCGGGCTGGCGAACATTTATCCGCCCGAACATGGCGCGCTGGCGGACGAAGTCGCGGCGGCTGGTTGCGTGTTGAGCGAATGTCCGCCGCAGACTCAGCCGATGAGCGGCGCCTTCCCGCAGCGCAATCGGCTCATCAGCGGCTTGTCCTTGGGCGTTCTGGTGATCGAAGCTTCGCTGCAGTCAGGCGCTTTGATTACGGCCCGGCACGCCAGCGAGCAAGGACGCGATATTTTTGCCGTGCCAGGCCGCGTCGATAGCCGCGTCTCGCACGGTTGCCATCGGCTGATTCGCGACGGAGCCAAGCTGGTAGAATCGGCCGACGATGTGCTGGAGGAACTCGGTCCCTTGGTCGAAGCCACGACCGACGCGACCGGCCAAAGCGTTCACCATCCGGCCGAGCTCATGCTCAACGACCTGGAGCGGCAGGTGCTCGCCGCGGTGGCGGTTGATGCCACCACGGTCGATCACGTGGTGACCGCGAGCGGCCTGCCCACGCCGCAAGTGCTGGCCACGCTCAGTGCGCTGGAAATGCGCCGCCTGGTGCGCCGCTTGGGCGGCAATCGCGTCGCCCGCGCCTAA